In a genomic window of Myxococcaceae bacterium JPH2:
- a CDS encoding FAD-dependent oxidoreductase — MSKALVCSCEDVTVSDVKHAVSRGFCDVESVKRYTGFGTGICQGKNCLSAVASLLEREKALKADAVVPFTPRPPLYPTELRVLASAPVDESQPPVGGVPQELEHFASALRPEGSVPAKAKVVIIGGGIMGLALAYNLALRGETDVVVLERGYLCAGASGRNGGGVRMQWGTPALIELAKRSIDLMKDFARDLGVNVWLRQGGYIFLAKRKDVAERLERNAVLHNKYGVPTRIITPDAARDIVPGLTMKDCLTAAYNPEDGVIFPWAFLWGYAQGCQKRGIKVETYTQVTGFETSNGQVRKVKTDRGDIACDTVVLAAGAWSPEVAKLVGVQLPNEPHRHEILSTEPLKPFLAPLVSVLDTGLYFSQSMRGEIVGGMGDPLEPSGLNMGSTLRFVKRFAEALIEQMPQVGSVKVLRQWAGCYDVTPDNNPVLGRTPGLDNLLQMSGFVGHGFMMAPAVAERMAQWMTRNESDELFTRFNLRRFAEGKLEREDMIIG; from the coding sequence ATGAGCAAGGCGTTGGTCTGCTCCTGTGAGGACGTGACGGTCAGCGACGTGAAGCACGCGGTGTCCCGCGGCTTCTGCGATGTGGAGTCCGTCAAGCGCTACACCGGCTTCGGCACGGGCATCTGCCAGGGCAAGAACTGCCTGTCGGCGGTGGCCTCGTTGCTGGAGCGTGAGAAGGCGCTCAAGGCGGACGCGGTGGTGCCATTCACCCCGCGCCCACCGCTCTACCCCACCGAGCTGCGCGTGCTCGCCAGCGCCCCGGTGGACGAGTCCCAGCCGCCCGTGGGCGGCGTGCCGCAAGAGCTGGAGCACTTCGCCTCCGCGCTGCGGCCCGAGGGCTCCGTGCCCGCCAAGGCCAAGGTGGTGATCATCGGCGGCGGCATCATGGGCCTGGCGCTCGCGTACAACCTCGCGCTGCGCGGCGAGACGGACGTGGTGGTGCTGGAGCGCGGCTACCTGTGCGCCGGCGCGTCCGGCCGCAACGGCGGCGGCGTGCGCATGCAGTGGGGCACGCCCGCGCTGATCGAACTGGCCAAGCGCTCCATCGACCTGATGAAGGACTTCGCGCGCGACCTGGGCGTCAACGTCTGGTTGCGCCAGGGCGGCTACATCTTCCTCGCCAAGCGCAAGGACGTGGCCGAGCGCCTGGAGCGCAACGCCGTGCTGCACAACAAGTACGGCGTGCCCACGCGCATCATCACCCCGGACGCGGCGCGAGACATCGTCCCCGGCCTCACCATGAAGGACTGCCTGACGGCGGCCTACAATCCCGAGGACGGCGTCATCTTCCCGTGGGCCTTCCTCTGGGGTTACGCGCAGGGCTGTCAGAAGCGCGGCATCAAGGTCGAGACCTATACGCAGGTCACCGGCTTCGAGACGAGCAACGGACAGGTGCGCAAGGTGAAGACGGATCGCGGCGACATCGCCTGCGACACCGTGGTGCTCGCCGCCGGTGCGTGGAGCCCCGAGGTGGCCAAGCTCGTGGGCGTGCAGCTGCCCAACGAGCCGCACCGCCACGAGATCCTCAGCACCGAACCGCTCAAGCCCTTCCTCGCGCCGCTCGTGTCGGTGCTCGACACGGGCCTGTACTTCAGCCAGTCCATGCGCGGCGAGATCGTCGGCGGCATGGGGGATCCGCTGGAGCCCTCGGGCCTCAACATGGGCAGCACGCTGCGCTTCGTGAAGCGCTTCGCCGAGGCCCTCATCGAGCAGATGCCGCAGGTGGGCTCGGTCAAGGTCCTGCGCCAGTGGGCCGGCTGCTACGACGTCACGCCCGACAACAACCCGGTGCTCGGCCGCACGCCGGGCCTGGACAACCTGCTCCAGATGTCCGGCTTCGTCGGCCACGGATTCATGATGGCGCCCGCCGTCGCCGAGCGCATGGCCCAGTGGATGACTCGCAACGAGTCCGATGAGCTGTTCACCCGCTTCAACCTGCGCCGCTTCGCCGAGGGCAAGCTGGAGCGCGAGGACATGATCATCGGCTGA
- a CDS encoding sigma-70 family RNA polymerase sigma factor → MQWLGGFPVDEGVNSLALDSLPMAIGMLMAEEAAPLPWTADVQAARRGDPSAFAALVRSVQRPVYGLALRLLQSEAEAAEVAQEALLRAYQNLHRYDDSRPFDLWVLAITRNLCLDLLRRRTKVRTEELEPMKEVLASGEASQEEGAIAREERQSLEAAMNTLSVDDREVLALYYVQKRTTKEIAQILGCAPGTIMARLFRAREKLRKKMTPSEEESA, encoded by the coding sequence CTGCAATGGCTGGGCGGATTTCCCGTAGACGAGGGCGTGAACTCACTCGCCCTCGACTCGCTGCCCATGGCCATCGGAATGTTGATGGCTGAGGAAGCCGCCCCCCTCCCCTGGACGGCGGACGTGCAGGCCGCCCGCCGGGGAGACCCCTCCGCCTTCGCGGCGCTCGTGCGCAGCGTCCAGCGGCCGGTGTACGGCCTGGCGCTGCGCCTGCTCCAAAGCGAGGCGGAGGCCGCCGAGGTCGCGCAGGAGGCCCTGCTCCGCGCCTACCAGAACCTCCACCGGTACGACGACTCGCGTCCGTTCGACCTGTGGGTGCTCGCCATCACCCGGAACCTCTGCCTGGACCTGCTCCGGCGCCGCACGAAGGTGCGCACCGAGGAGCTGGAGCCCATGAAGGAGGTCCTCGCCAGCGGCGAAGCGTCGCAGGAGGAGGGGGCCATCGCCCGCGAGGAGCGGCAGTCCCTCGAGGCCGCGATGAACACCCTCTCGGTGGATGACCGCGAAGTGCTGGCGCTCTACTACGTCCAGAAGCGCACGACGAAGGAGATCGCCCAGATCCTCGGCTGCGCGCCGGGGACCATCATGGCGAGGCTGTTCCGCGCCCGCGAGAAGCTCCGCAAGAAGATGACCCCCTCGGAGGAGGAGTCCGCATGA
- a CDS encoding YceI family protein produces the protein MPLSTWTIDPAHSSVLFIARHMVVAKVHGRFERVTGTLRVDPQQPTQGEVDVEVATASIYTGSPERDAHLRSPEFLDVEVSPRLSFRGIQQEAVVGAGFRVLGDLTLRGVTKPVLLEARHLAAQKDLWGNMRLIYTARTTLNRSDFGIRWNKTLDNGGWLVGEKVDIELDIQAVPASA, from the coding sequence ATGCCTCTCTCCACGTGGACCATTGATCCTGCCCACTCCTCCGTCCTCTTCATCGCGCGCCACATGGTGGTGGCGAAGGTGCATGGACGCTTCGAGCGCGTCACCGGGACCCTTCGCGTCGACCCCCAGCAGCCCACGCAGGGAGAGGTCGATGTCGAGGTGGCGACCGCGAGCATCTACACGGGCTCGCCTGAGCGCGACGCGCACCTGCGCTCGCCCGAGTTCTTGGACGTGGAGGTGTCGCCGCGGCTGTCGTTCCGGGGCATCCAGCAGGAGGCCGTGGTGGGCGCGGGCTTCCGCGTCCTGGGGGACCTGACCCTGCGGGGGGTGACGAAGCCCGTGTTGCTCGAGGCGCGCCACCTGGCGGCGCAGAAGGACCTGTGGGGCAACATGCGCCTCATCTACACGGCGCGCACCACGCTGAACCGCTCGGACTTCGGCATCCGCTGGAACAAGACGCTCGACAACGGCGGCTGGCTGGTGGGCGAGAAGGTGGACATCGAGCTGGATATCCAAGCCGTGCCCGCGTCCGCCTGA
- a CDS encoding protein kinase produces the protein MSTTRQACPNCGVVHDTRVYVSGQKVACRCGIRFEVRRNDVSVIRPAARLEDGQVTLVPHSVAPPSAEAPAEAPSEGAVSLSAGSGVSPAMDASEPARAGRPGGSEVAGAAPVGGAWAPATREPSGVALPSTSSVEDAEGSGAATMVRGSTPVSASSAVTPVASGAEGGAETFVATPRPELPGFELQEVLGRGGMGEVWRARQQSLGRTVAVKLLPPRLAKDPEFVTRFEKEATALAALSHPHIVQIIDRGVVGEHYYFVMEYVEGRSLREAMSTGEGLTPPQALKLLLQVSRAIECAHDKGIIHRDLKPENILLDARGHVKVADFGLAGIREPDSRLQLTATAVAMGTLNYMAPEQRRDAKNVDGRADLFSLGVMLYETLTGELPLGRFKLPSARVPGLDPRVDAVVERLLETEPAARYANAGEVCAALELMVSSSSAPAMSLGDTARVFPAGPHRARSELTRRLRLGWRRVRAGLSVVGGLALLGLTVRWAVGPVSLHVGQDDKVVIGTQGLKVRPGTLPWPPNTEGEVFASANVVDGPGGTTRFEVGFDAGEEELNVHSGEWKMMDGQLQARQGGKETDGHRLVPRAYVAHRYFVSDDFTSEVLMDVKPLGPAYPEEPDAQHFGELAFRIKDLQVSAFAIPEVGMRLSWRYITDAGQEIVGNSAQDLDNMVADEMPLPTHGPFLVRLQLRRLKSDAVKVEAFLNNQLFASKVLPGFQGRVGKVALGCRNLACTFDDLKVRGLLGARPARKLASGIE, from the coding sequence ATGAGCACGACGCGGCAGGCCTGCCCCAACTGTGGCGTGGTGCACGACACGCGCGTGTACGTGAGCGGCCAGAAGGTGGCCTGCCGCTGCGGCATCCGCTTCGAGGTCCGCCGCAACGACGTGTCCGTCATCCGGCCCGCGGCGCGGCTGGAGGACGGGCAGGTCACGCTCGTTCCACACTCCGTGGCTCCTCCCTCGGCGGAAGCGCCTGCCGAGGCGCCGAGCGAGGGCGCGGTGTCACTTTCCGCCGGCTCGGGTGTTTCTCCCGCCATGGACGCGAGCGAACCCGCGCGCGCGGGTCGACCGGGTGGAAGTGAAGTGGCTGGAGCTGCCCCCGTGGGAGGGGCTTGGGCCCCTGCGACTCGAGAGCCCTCGGGCGTCGCCCTGCCGTCCACTTCCAGCGTGGAGGACGCCGAGGGGTCTGGCGCGGCGACCATGGTGCGTGGCTCCACGCCCGTGTCCGCGTCGTCCGCGGTCACTCCGGTGGCGAGCGGGGCAGAGGGGGGCGCGGAGACGTTCGTGGCCACGCCTCGGCCCGAGCTTCCGGGCTTCGAGCTGCAAGAGGTGCTGGGGCGCGGCGGGATGGGCGAGGTGTGGCGCGCGCGGCAGCAGTCGCTCGGGCGCACGGTGGCGGTGAAGCTCTTGCCGCCTCGGCTCGCCAAGGACCCCGAGTTCGTCACCCGCTTCGAGAAGGAGGCCACCGCGCTGGCGGCGCTGAGCCACCCGCACATCGTGCAGATCATCGACCGCGGCGTGGTGGGCGAGCACTACTACTTCGTCATGGAGTACGTGGAGGGCCGCTCGCTGCGCGAGGCGATGAGCACGGGCGAGGGCCTCACGCCGCCGCAGGCCCTGAAGCTGCTGCTCCAGGTGTCGCGGGCCATCGAGTGCGCGCACGACAAGGGCATCATCCACCGCGACCTCAAGCCGGAGAACATCCTGCTGGACGCGCGCGGCCACGTGAAGGTCGCGGACTTCGGGCTGGCGGGTATTCGGGAGCCGGACTCGCGCCTCCAGCTCACCGCGACCGCGGTGGCCATGGGGACGCTCAACTACATGGCCCCCGAGCAGCGCCGCGACGCGAAGAACGTCGACGGGCGCGCGGACCTCTTCTCGCTCGGCGTCATGCTCTACGAGACGCTCACCGGCGAGCTGCCGCTGGGCCGCTTCAAGCTGCCTTCGGCGCGCGTCCCCGGGTTGGATCCGCGCGTGGACGCCGTGGTGGAGCGCCTGCTGGAGACGGAGCCCGCCGCGCGGTACGCGAACGCCGGTGAGGTGTGCGCGGCGCTGGAGTTGATGGTCTCCAGCTCGTCCGCGCCGGCGATGTCGCTGGGTGACACCGCGCGGGTGTTCCCGGCGGGTCCGCATCGGGCGCGCAGCGAGCTGACGCGGCGACTCCGGCTGGGCTGGCGGCGCGTGCGCGCGGGGCTGTCCGTGGTGGGCGGGCTGGCGCTCCTCGGGCTCACGGTGCGATGGGCAGTGGGGCCCGTGAGCCTGCACGTGGGCCAGGATGACAAGGTCGTCATCGGCACCCAGGGCCTCAAGGTCCGGCCGGGCACGCTGCCCTGGCCTCCCAACACGGAGGGCGAGGTGTTCGCCTCGGCCAACGTGGTGGACGGCCCCGGTGGTACCACGCGCTTCGAGGTCGGCTTCGACGCGGGCGAAGAGGAGCTCAACGTCCACAGCGGCGAGTGGAAGATGATGGACGGGCAGCTCCAGGCGCGCCAAGGCGGCAAGGAGACGGACGGACATCGCCTGGTGCCGCGCGCGTACGTGGCCCACCGCTACTTCGTGAGCGACGACTTCACGTCCGAGGTGCTCATGGACGTGAAGCCGCTGGGCCCGGCCTATCCCGAGGAGCCGGACGCGCAGCACTTCGGCGAGCTGGCCTTCCGCATCAAGGACCTCCAGGTGTCCGCCTTCGCCATCCCCGAGGTGGGCATGCGGCTGTCCTGGCGCTACATCACCGACGCGGGGCAGGAGATCGTCGGCAACAGCGCGCAGGACCTGGACAACATGGTCGCGGACGAGATGCCGCTGCCCACGCACGGCCCGTTCCTCGTGCGGCTCCAGCTCCGGCGCCTCAAGAGCGACGCCGTGAAGGTGGAGGCCTTCCTCAACAACCAGCTCTTCGCGAGCAAGGTGCTGCCCGGCTTCCAGGGCCGCGTCGGCAAGGTGGCGCTTGGCTGCCGCAACCTCGCGTGCACCTTCGATGACCTCAAGGTGCGAGGCCTGCTCGGCGCTCGGCCCGCGCGCAAGCTGGCCTCGGGCATCGAGTAG
- the truD gene encoding tRNA pseudouridine(13) synthase TruD encodes MRIKQKPEDFSVKESYRFDEVPTGKHRVYLMDKQKLSTFDAVGRIRDAFGLKPGAISYCGLKDKQGRTEQIIAVDGSDVDMQDPDLRLKYLGRTDRPLSAANITSNRFSVTVRALGPESLGPLNMAAAEVNRLGVINYFDSQRFGSLKHGQGFIAKDLIRGDFEAALHNFFAKPSELDRTEDAKVKAFWRDNWGRWDARVPFEGSRKYHRVLRSLRDYPNDWVRAFMQIDSDYRAMMLFEYQSYLWNEGVRRYLQLLMPREHLFPMRYQAGTLLHHRDASPEVLRTLRDATFPLLGPNTTITNPQIEEAVKWVLGREKLALKDLTIEEAPRMLYFKSEERPLLMFPHKLVVGRTQSDEVNRGDIKVNVAFTLPPGAYATLVVKRLFHFEYTEDSAETIRATQRPVRTEMEAAASPRTASPRATGGSRAPGAKAPASDTGPSRHRTLASQAAPAGRPARPSSAPAWSARRSKAEPRDEAPPREDARPSTGRPRRAAPEPEVIAPPPPPEPAVPLGFREKQRQRKLVKAQARADKAAKVAKSRKKK; translated from the coding sequence GTGCGAATCAAGCAAAAGCCCGAGGACTTCTCGGTTAAAGAGTCCTACCGCTTCGACGAGGTCCCCACCGGTAAGCACCGGGTGTACCTCATGGACAAGCAGAAGCTGTCCACCTTCGACGCGGTCGGACGTATCCGTGACGCCTTCGGCCTCAAGCCCGGCGCCATCAGTTACTGCGGCCTGAAGGACAAGCAGGGCCGGACCGAGCAGATCATCGCGGTGGACGGCTCCGACGTTGACATGCAGGACCCCGACCTGCGCCTGAAGTACCTGGGTCGGACCGACCGCCCCCTGTCCGCGGCCAACATCACCTCCAACCGCTTCTCCGTCACCGTGCGCGCCCTGGGCCCGGAGTCCCTCGGCCCGCTCAACATGGCCGCCGCCGAGGTCAACCGCCTCGGGGTCATCAACTACTTCGACAGCCAGCGCTTCGGCTCGCTCAAGCACGGCCAGGGCTTCATCGCCAAGGACCTCATCCGGGGCGACTTCGAGGCCGCGCTGCACAACTTCTTCGCCAAGCCCTCGGAGCTGGACCGCACCGAGGACGCCAAGGTGAAGGCCTTCTGGCGCGACAACTGGGGCCGCTGGGACGCGCGCGTCCCCTTCGAGGGCTCGCGCAAGTACCACCGCGTCCTGCGCTCGCTGCGCGACTACCCCAATGACTGGGTGCGCGCCTTCATGCAGATCGACTCGGACTACCGGGCGATGATGCTCTTCGAGTACCAGAGCTACCTCTGGAACGAGGGCGTGCGGCGCTACCTCCAGCTGCTCATGCCGCGCGAGCACCTGTTCCCCATGCGGTACCAGGCCGGCACGCTCCTGCACCACCGCGACGCCAGCCCGGAGGTGCTCCGCACCCTGCGCGACGCCACCTTCCCCCTGCTGGGCCCGAACACCACCATCACCAACCCGCAGATCGAGGAAGCGGTGAAGTGGGTGCTGGGCCGCGAGAAGCTGGCGCTCAAGGACCTGACCATCGAGGAAGCCCCCCGGATGCTGTACTTCAAGTCCGAGGAGCGCCCGCTGTTGATGTTCCCGCACAAGCTCGTCGTGGGCCGCACGCAGAGCGACGAGGTGAACCGCGGCGACATCAAGGTCAACGTCGCCTTCACCCTGCCGCCGGGCGCCTACGCCACCCTCGTGGTCAAGCGCCTCTTCCACTTCGAGTACACCGAGGACTCGGCCGAGACCATCCGCGCCACCCAGCGTCCCGTGCGCACCGAGATGGAGGCCGCGGCGTCCCCCCGGACCGCCAGCCCCCGCGCCACCGGTGGCTCCCGCGCCCCGGGAGCCAAGGCCCCCGCGTCGGACACGGGGCCCTCGCGGCACCGGACCCTCGCCAGCCAGGCCGCCCCTGCCGGTCGCCCCGCCCGCCCCAGCAGCGCCCCCGCCTGGAGCGCCCGCCGGTCCAAGGCCGAGCCCCGCGACGAGGCGCCCCCCCGAGAGGACGCCCGCCCGTCCACGGGCCGCCCCCGCCGCGCCGCGCCCGAGCCGGAGGTCATCGCGCCCCCGCCGCCTCCCGAGCCCGCCGTCCCGCTCGGCTTCCGCGAGAAACAGCGCCAGCGCAAGCTCGTCAAGGCGCAGGCTCGCGCGGACAAGGCCGCCAAGGTCGCGAAATCACGAAAGAAGAAGTGA
- a CDS encoding (2Fe-2S)-binding protein — translation MRRLPDVPPRGRAITVDLEGESIPAIEGEPVACSLIAAGESVLARSVKYHRPRGPYCFAAACSHCLMRVDGQPNVYTCRTPAQAGMKLERQNAYPSAKVDVFETIDWFFPKGLDHHEMFAGVPVAETVMAKVARQLAGLGLLPRDAAEPIPPAQTLRTRVAVVGAGAAGLEAARVLSSRGIPFRILERDDVLGGRLAHGAPEANAPLIPEPTAFPAGSVMTRATAVGLYDDEHGRYLAVVTRGEEGPRLIKLYAERFLLAVGGHPPIHPFENNDLPGVYAGRAASLLLRRYAVAPEVAALVGWGPELHALARLLDERGVKVAAVVDLRGPLPSDAHPTACLGAEPKAHGLRAVGALSFDVQGSGRRKVECDAVLVSVPVSPGFELARQGGAKVTFDAQAGAFQVEADADGRTEMPDVFVAGDITGAGTAKAASAAGHRAAEALAGGLS, via the coding sequence ATGCGACGCCTCCCCGATGTACCTCCGCGCGGCAGGGCCATCACCGTGGACCTCGAGGGCGAGAGCATTCCCGCCATCGAAGGTGAACCGGTGGCGTGCTCGCTCATCGCCGCGGGCGAGTCCGTGCTTGCCCGCTCCGTGAAGTACCACCGGCCTCGCGGCCCGTATTGCTTCGCCGCGGCCTGCTCGCACTGCCTCATGCGAGTGGATGGCCAGCCCAACGTCTACACGTGCCGCACGCCCGCGCAGGCCGGCATGAAGCTGGAGCGGCAGAACGCATACCCCTCCGCGAAGGTGGATGTGTTCGAAACCATCGACTGGTTCTTCCCCAAGGGCTTGGACCATCACGAGATGTTCGCGGGCGTGCCGGTGGCCGAGACGGTGATGGCCAAGGTGGCGCGTCAGCTCGCGGGCCTCGGCCTGTTGCCGCGCGATGCGGCGGAGCCCATCCCCCCCGCGCAGACGCTGCGCACCCGCGTGGCGGTGGTGGGCGCGGGCGCCGCGGGCCTGGAGGCCGCGCGCGTGCTGTCCTCCCGCGGCATCCCGTTCCGGATCCTGGAGCGCGACGACGTGCTCGGCGGCCGGCTGGCGCACGGCGCTCCCGAGGCGAACGCGCCGCTCATCCCCGAGCCCACCGCGTTCCCCGCCGGCAGCGTGATGACGCGCGCGACGGCGGTGGGGCTGTATGACGACGAGCATGGGCGCTACCTCGCCGTGGTGACGCGCGGAGAGGAAGGACCGCGGCTCATCAAGCTCTACGCCGAGCGATTCCTGCTCGCGGTGGGCGGTCATCCGCCCATCCATCCGTTCGAGAACAATGATCTCCCGGGCGTCTACGCGGGCCGCGCGGCGAGCCTGCTCTTGCGGCGCTACGCGGTGGCTCCCGAGGTCGCGGCGCTGGTGGGCTGGGGACCGGAGCTGCACGCGCTGGCCCGGCTGCTGGACGAGCGCGGCGTGAAGGTGGCCGCGGTGGTGGACCTGCGCGGACCGCTGCCCTCGGACGCACACCCGACGGCGTGCCTGGGCGCGGAGCCCAAGGCCCACGGCCTGCGCGCGGTGGGCGCCCTGAGCTTCGACGTGCAGGGCAGCGGGCGGCGCAAGGTGGAGTGCGACGCGGTGCTCGTGTCCGTGCCGGTGTCGCCGGGCTTCGAGCTGGCGCGCCAGGGCGGCGCGAAGGTGACGTTCGACGCGCAAGCGGGAGCGTTCCAGGTGGAGGCGGACGCGGACGGGCGCACCGAGATGCCAGACGTGTTCGTCGCCGGAGACATCACCGGGGCTGGGACGGCGAAGGCCGCGTCGGCCGCTGGTCACCGCGCGGCCGAGGCGCTGGCCGGAGGGCTGTCATGA
- a CDS encoding trypsin-like peptidase domain-containing protein, translated as MDTRSVVGALLLAGLTGCGSMGPPDVPNGEAPEPLQSVESNVIVGSVNWSSATTLTGTLRTRSLPVGYLSIPANGTRCTAWLVSADTIITNNHCIGSSTEAVGARVSFNYEDGVASADRIWYPCATFVKTWSSDDMTAVKCDAVNGSLPGAVYGWLTVSATNAATNASVYVIHQNCDYYTTSGCSPTKKYSPGKVLNGSYSTTDISYDADTLGGSSGSPVFSATSNEVVALHHIGLGGNSSGRGTGNTGVKATRVRARLAEIGL; from the coding sequence ATGGACACGAGGAGCGTCGTTGGAGCGCTGTTGCTGGCAGGGCTGACCGGCTGCGGTTCCATGGGGCCACCGGACGTGCCGAACGGAGAGGCGCCGGAGCCGCTCCAGTCCGTGGAGTCCAACGTCATCGTGGGCTCGGTGAACTGGAGCAGCGCCACGACGCTGACGGGCACGCTGCGCACGCGCTCGCTGCCCGTGGGCTATCTGTCCATCCCCGCCAACGGTACGCGCTGCACGGCGTGGCTCGTGTCCGCGGACACGATCATCACCAACAACCACTGCATCGGCTCGTCGACGGAGGCGGTGGGCGCTCGGGTGTCGTTCAACTACGAGGATGGCGTCGCCTCGGCGGATCGCATCTGGTACCCGTGCGCCACGTTCGTGAAGACGTGGTCCTCGGATGACATGACCGCGGTGAAGTGCGACGCCGTCAACGGCAGCCTCCCGGGCGCGGTGTATGGCTGGCTGACGGTCTCGGCCACCAACGCGGCCACCAACGCCAGCGTCTACGTCATCCACCAGAACTGCGACTACTACACGACGAGCGGCTGCTCCCCGACGAAGAAGTACTCGCCGGGCAAGGTGCTCAACGGCAGCTACAGCACCACCGACATCTCGTACGACGCGGACACGCTGGGTGGCTCGTCGGGCTCGCCGGTGTTCTCGGCCACCAGCAACGAGGTGGTCGCGCTGCACCACATCGGCCTGGGCGGCAACTCCTCGGGCCGTGGCACGGGCAACACCGGCGTGAAGGCCACGCGGGTGCGCGCGCGCTTGGCTGAAATCGGGCTGTAG
- a CDS encoding FHA domain-containing protein, translating to MSQAPAPFPPKPGSQLRGPHLTGRFADGSLGEFPLGPKTSLGRHPSNTLRLVDREVSKEHAIIERVGRDFVLKDLGSSNGTFVNGRKVLELKLRDGDEIALGASRLVFHSGEPPAASNTAPTMPGVTVVAHSVSVPAFLAQMDAVPQNFRPAEQVTDTEALRRDYEKLRIAHEFHRQVTVQGRQQDLFDQILKVAFQLLAADHGVILKVADGQFIPVAVQHRQGRQANVMLSDTVLKRVVETRKAVLTADAIIDERFSAAESIVAQGIRSAMAVPLMVNEKLQAVLFLDSRQQINAFSEKDLAILSGIAAQAGIALENAALAEQIRAEAVTRAELSRFLSKAVADAVINGGTEDLRQSRLAEVSCLFADIRGFTTLAENDSPQEVVSMLNAFFTAMADVVFRYEGNLDKFIGDCVMAVWGPPSSHPDDPGRALRAALEMQDAVTELNRQRVLAGKRPIEVGIGINTGQAVVGYMGSAERHEFTAIGDTVNTASRLCGLAKSGEVLASEMTVRKAGPGFDVEALPVVQVKGKEKGVQTYRVHGAELTTSTSRRA from the coding sequence GTGAGCCAGGCACCCGCTCCATTCCCACCCAAGCCCGGGTCGCAGCTCCGTGGACCGCACCTGACAGGGCGGTTCGCGGACGGCTCGCTTGGGGAGTTTCCGCTCGGCCCGAAGACGTCGCTCGGCCGCCACCCCTCCAACACGCTCCGGCTGGTGGACCGCGAGGTCTCCAAGGAACACGCCATCATCGAGCGCGTGGGCCGGGACTTCGTCCTGAAGGACCTGGGGTCCTCGAACGGGACCTTCGTCAACGGGCGCAAGGTGCTGGAGCTGAAGCTGCGGGACGGGGACGAGATTGCCCTGGGCGCCTCCCGGCTCGTCTTCCACAGCGGCGAGCCGCCGGCTGCCAGCAACACGGCGCCCACCATGCCGGGCGTGACGGTGGTTGCCCACTCGGTCTCCGTGCCGGCGTTCCTGGCGCAGATGGACGCGGTGCCGCAGAACTTCCGGCCGGCCGAGCAGGTGACGGACACGGAGGCGCTGCGCCGGGACTACGAGAAGCTGCGCATCGCGCACGAGTTCCACCGGCAGGTGACGGTCCAGGGGCGGCAGCAGGACCTGTTCGATCAGATTCTGAAGGTGGCCTTCCAGCTTTTGGCCGCGGACCACGGCGTCATCCTCAAGGTGGCGGACGGCCAGTTCATCCCGGTGGCGGTGCAGCACCGGCAGGGCCGCCAGGCCAACGTGATGCTGTCCGACACGGTGCTCAAGCGCGTGGTGGAGACGCGCAAGGCCGTGCTGACGGCGGACGCCATCATCGACGAGCGGTTCAGCGCCGCGGAGAGCATCGTCGCGCAGGGCATCCGCTCGGCCATGGCCGTGCCGCTGATGGTCAACGAGAAGCTCCAGGCGGTGCTGTTCCTGGACAGCCGGCAGCAGATCAACGCCTTCTCCGAGAAGGACCTGGCCATCCTCTCCGGCATCGCCGCGCAGGCCGGCATCGCGCTGGAGAACGCGGCGCTGGCCGAGCAGATCCGCGCCGAGGCGGTGACGCGCGCCGAGCTGTCGCGCTTCCTGTCCAAGGCGGTGGCGGACGCGGTCATCAACGGCGGGACGGAGGACCTGCGCCAGAGCCGGCTCGCGGAGGTGAGTTGCCTGTTCGCGGACATCCGGGGGTTCACCACCCTGGCGGAGAACGACTCGCCGCAGGAGGTGGTGTCCATGCTCAACGCCTTCTTCACGGCGATGGCGGACGTGGTGTTCCGCTACGAGGGCAACCTGGACAAGTTCATCGGGGACTGCGTGATGGCCGTGTGGGGCCCGCCGTCCTCGCACCCGGATGATCCCGGCCGAGCGCTGCGCGCCGCGCTGGAGATGCAGGACGCGGTGACGGAGCTCAACCGGCAGCGCGTGCTCGCGGGCAAGCGCCCCATCGAGGTGGGCATCGGCATCAACACGGGCCAGGCGGTTGTCGGCTACATGGGCAGCGCCGAGCGGCACGAGTTCACCGCCATCGGCGACACCGTGAACACCGCCTCGCGCCTGTGCGGCCTGGCCAAGAGCGGCGAGGTGCTGGCCTCGGAGATGACCGTGCGCAAGGCGGGCCCGGGCTTCGACGTGGAGGCGCTGCCGGTCGTCCAGGTGAAGGGCAAGGAGAAGGGCGTCCAGACGTACCGCGTCCACGGCGCCGAGCTGACCACCTCCACCTCGCGTCGCGCATGA